A window of Bacillus sp. DX3.1 genomic DNA:
TGGTTTTCCTGCTGAACCAACTTTCGTTAACATATAATCAGCTGCTAACGTACAAATTTGCGAAGATGTTTCCGTCATACCGTATGTTTGATATACAGGAATCCCTTTTGCGACACATGTTTCTAATAGCGGTCTTGGGGCAGGTCCTCCGCCTAATAATACGCACCGTAAGGATTTTGGATATGTGCCCTCTCCAAGCCTCTCTAATAGGTCTGTCAGCATTTTAGAGACGACAGATATCATCGTAACCCCTCGCGTCTGCAAAGCGGTATGAATAAAGTCTGGGTCGTATTTCGGAACAAGTAAAATACGCATGCCATATATTATATTTTTCATTAAAAGAGATAATCCACCTACATGAAAGAGCGGCAGACATGCTAGCCAACAATCCTCTTCACGAAGCCCTAAATTAAGAGATGATCCAACTGCACTCGCCCAATGATTACCGTATGTTAATATAACGCCTTTTGGTTTTCCCGTTGTACCTGATGTATAGATAATCGTCATAGCCTGCTCTAAAGAAAATTCCGTTTGCACGCTCACTGCTCGCTTCGGTCCTCTTACTAATTCTACAAATGAATATACAGGTACTTGTTTCGTCTCAAATTCTTGATCTGTCAGCAAACAAAATACTTCAGCATCTTCCATTTGCCAAAGTAGCTCTTCTCTTGAAAGACGTGTATTAAGAAGTACAGCAGCAGCTCCTATATAAGATAGGGCGTGAATCACCGTGATCATCTCGATACTATTTTTCATCAGAACAGCCACTTTTGTACCTTTTTCTACATGCAAATATGAAAGGTGTTCACAAATAGACAATACTTTCTCATGCAGTTCTAAAAATGTGCTCATCTCCTCTTTCGTTTCAATTGCAGTACGCTCTGGTGTTAA
This region includes:
- a CDS encoding o-succinylbenzoate--CoA ligase; this encodes METMPNWLMQRAFLTPERTAIETKEEMSTFLELHEKVLSICEHLSYLHVEKGTKVAVLMKNSIEMITVIHALSYIGAAAVLLNTRLSREELLWQMEDAEVFCLLTDQEFETKQVPVYSFVELVRGPKRAVSVQTEFSLEQAMTIIYTSGTTGKPKGVILTYGNHWASAVGSSLNLGLREEDCWLACLPLFHVGGLSLLMKNIIYGMRILLVPKYDPDFIHTALQTRGVTMISVVSKMLTDLLERLGEGTYPKSLRCVLLGGGPAPRPLLETCVAKGIPVYQTYGMTETSSQICTLAADYMLTKVGSAGKPLFLCQLRIENGGEVAPSHVEGEIVVKGPNVTSGYFKREEATRETVRDGWLHTGDLGYLDEEGFLYVLDRRSDLIISGGENIYPAQIEEALLAHSKVVEAGVVGKADEKWGQVPVAFIVKADHVTEEELIRFCEEKLARYKVPKEIHFLSELPRNASKKLLRRELRQLLEEM